The Nerophis ophidion isolate RoL-2023_Sa linkage group LG25, RoL_Noph_v1.0, whole genome shotgun sequence genomic sequence CTtgtccggcacgctgtttgtattgaggaaaagcagacgtgacaacatattgtagacaacgctaaaggcagtgccttttaggcatgcccccaatagtgttttccgggtggaaatctggagaaattcgggagaatggttggaaaatcgggagggttggcaagtttgagTAATAGTGGCTCTGCcgctgttaatttgatattgcctcaagggccaaatgaaattgcacggtgggccaaatttggcccgcgggccagagtttgacacccatgctctatgagctcgacgcatgcgccgatgcatcggtgttgccggacccgtcactagtatttagtgacacagaaTCGACaaagtatcaatacagttttgcaatgtgtcgaaacgcttcatgacgcctcatcaacccatcactacctttggcttcctctcaaacatTTGTTAGGAAGATCAACATGGACAAACTACAAACATTCAATCattattgaaaaatatatattttttagtcagtagaaagcatgctcaacaaacacaTTGTAACctctcactcaccatggctctgaatgTGTGGGTAAAACAGTCAGGGTGGGACAGAGGGCTTTAtataggtgagcacacctgcttagACTAATTAGGTCTAATTTGGGCCGAACCATGATTTccaggagctgggtgttgctgagggacactggacatttgagtgttgtgttgtctaagcctgaatatactgtgtacaaaaatgactgctttacaaatacaaaaatactatgtgaatactttttagacatgtgatggttatttatggtgtaatttacaaaaagttttcttaattccccctgtcaaattggtcccagctggTGGGTGGGTCTTTGGGCTGTTTAAGTgggaaaatgccatttttctggcagtctgctgcctgtcactCCAGAGGATGTTCTCTGTCCTGAGCAGGAGTTTTgccctacatcaggggtcggcaattttgaaagagccataatggatcaaaagtacaaaaaattaaaagtcatattacatacagataaatgataaataaataaatgggttgtacttgtatagcgcttttctaccttcaaggtactcaaagcgctttgacactacttccacatttacccattcacacacacattcacacactgatggagggagctgccatgcaaggtgctaacaagcacccatcaggagcaagggtgaagtgtcttgctcaggacacaacggacgtgacgaggttggtactaggtggggattgaaccagggaccctcgggttgtgcacgaccactctcccactgcgccacgccgtccccaatagtgtgtcatgagatgtaaattgtattatgaggacttaaaggaaactaaatgagctcaaatgtagctacaaatgaggcataatgatgcaatatgtacatacagctggcctaaatagcatgttagcatcgattagcttgcagtgaccaaatatttctgattagcactccacacaagtcaataacatcaacaaaactcacctttgtgcattcatgcccaacgttataagtttggtggacaaaatgaaacggaaaaataagtggcataaaacacgtcttagaaagtcggagaaagttctacatgtaaaaaaaactacggtgagttcaaggaccgctgaaattagtaggacaaaacggcgctcgccaaatactcgaatcagtgaagcatgtttgatataaacagtgtgttttatagcaattagggaggtttgtgtcatgtttgtcctcgtGCAGAAACCATaccaatgtttttttcccctcatcatttccatttttcatatatttttgaaaaagctccaaagagccgcgggttgccgacccctgctctacatgcaTCAAACGTATACTGaggtgattattttgatgatgagATTATGTTGTGTTCTAAGCGGTTAAATAAATTTTGTTGAATGTTGATTGATTTTGCTAAATCTGTATTGattatttaattatttgcttTGACATATTTGATTATTGACCTTTAATTGTGAATACATGTATTTTGATATGATGGATGATTTACATTTTGAATAACGGTATTTTGAttacactaaaaattggccctagtgtgtgaatgtgagtgtgaatgttgtctatctgtgttggccctgtgatgaggtggcgacttgtccagggtgtaccctgctttccgcccgattgtagctgagataggcgccagcgccccccgcgaccccgaaagggaataagcggtagaaaatggatggattatttttaatatgcttattttgattaattatatatAGGCATATTTAACGCATGTGACTTTGAAATATATTTGGAATATAAATgtactatatataatatacgaTACTTGTGGTgtctttattcatttttgttacagattgtgggtgctttgtttacctgttgttgttcacctcttgacactttttgggatttcaataaatgtttgtaaactgttaccaactgcgtgccttgccatccttgatttgaagtctggtttgcaaaggttacattaccggctgcattgggctaaaaaCATGTGACCTGTGGCCAAAAACCGACTGCATGTACATTAacaaaatatatgtgtatatacaatacaggccaaacgttagtacacgccttctcatttcaatgcgttttctttattttcatgactatttacattgtagattgtcactgaaggcatcaaaagtgaaagtgtgaagtgaaaaccctatCAGGTGACAACCTCTTGAAGCTAATCGAGAGAATGACAATTGTgggcaaaacagtaatcagagctaaaggtggctgttttgaagaaactagaatataaaatgttttttctgttattttacttttttctatTAAGGACATCACTCCAAGtgttcatagttgtgatgccttcagtgacaatctacaatgtaaatagctgcgataaagtggcgacttgtccagggtgtacaccgccttccgcccgattgtagctgagataggcgccggcgaccccaaaaagggaataagcggtagaaaaatggacggatggaatgtaaatagtcatgaaaataaagaaaacccatcgaatgaggtgtgtccaaacttttggcctgtatgtATTATGGTgtttgctgtattttatttctcttTCATTTTTACTTTTATATCAAATTTCTCAAACCCGAcccaggaaaaaaaattaaacacgtattattatttttttggaccCAATAGAAGACCTTTTGATCAGATAATGAGACAGGTTTAAATTACTGTCATAAAATTACTCATAGTATACAAATGTATACTAATGAAAAACAGTGATATCATTTGAGCAAAagggttaaataaaaaaatatttcatatttttttccaGCTGGAGTCAATTGAGAGATTCTTACAAAAGTAAAATATAAATCCAAAATGTTATGCCCTTTGAAAAATGGAACTGTTTGACACTGTTATACATACAAAGTAAAAACAAtgattttatgtaaaaaaaaatcatgtacaaTGTacgtatttgtatttgttttctggAGCGCTTTTCATCAGTAATGACGGCAACAGGTTTTCtgaaccagtgtttcttaaccatagagcCGGGGCCCAATGTTGGGCCGCAAGTATCTAtattttctcagctgtggtccgtgtgGGCCGCTGCAGtcttcagttgtaatacactcttccaccacttgtggcagtaatgaaaatatcaaacagacgaagtctggagctaaagtcatggagagtttttttaagcgcaaaaattatgactcaaGTGGTTAAGGTGTAATTTCATTTGTACTCgaattttattgacaatttatttaagtaacatatttaatatttattcacgcaACTCGGAAAGAGAAAAACGGTAtaaaatagatgaatggatggattgcgTTAGTTAGAATCTATTTATCGTAGCTCTGcgtaagtaaatacatttttatgagTTCCTTCTTTTACAGTATATTTAGTTACTTAtacttttgtaatcagcctgaccaaatCTTGATAACTTTTGTAATGCAACAACAGCTGCTGACATCGCTGATGAAAATGTCTACCTAAAACATTGTGACTGCCATGGCGGCCATCATACTGTACATGCAACAGGTGGTGGTTGAGTCGTGAGGCTGCAAGTTGGTGTAAGATTGATTAGGACCctggctaaattggggccctaagcaaaattTTATTTTGGGGCCCCTTGCCCCCCCCCAGTTTTTTATGtacatgaaaaaaatgttttaactttttttaatcaaacttgaatttgaTTTGATGTATATTTTATACTAAAACTAATTTTGTGCAAAATATACAACTTAAAGTTAAAGATATAGTTGGAAACGTTCCTGGAACAATCCCAACAGTAATTCGATTCCTGTAGGTCAAAAATACAAGCCCAGCCCTAACGCCATAAATAAAGACAACACAAATCTCCAGAGAAATTTGCCATTATATCATTATCAATGGCAgggcaggaaggggctaggaatacatttgtggtaatatatatatatatatatatatatatggtatatatatatatatatatattatatatgtgtgtgtatatatatatatatatatgtgtgtgtgtatatatatatatatatgtgtgtgtatgtatatatatatgtgtgtatatattatgtatgtatatatatatatatgtgtatttatatacagtttatatatatatacatatgtatatataaatatatgcatatatatatgcatatataaatatatgtatatatatatatgtgtgtgtatgtatatatatatatatatatatatgtgtatatattatgtatgtatatatacatatatgtgtatttatatacagtatatatatacatatgtatatataaatatatgtatatatatatgtatgtatatatatatatacatacacacagtatatatgtatatatatgtttatatatttatatgtatatatatgtgtgtgtgtatatatatatatatatgtgtatatatatgtatacatatatatatatatatatatatatatatatatatatatatacacacacacatatatatatatatatataaaggatagAGTTCCAACTCTATCCTGTAGGGGGCATACTTGTGTCAAAAATAGAACTCAAATGATGGTGATGATGCTCATtccaatgattttttttaactcgtCATTAATCCAAGATGTACAACAAATGAAACATCTTGGTCTGGGGGCTTGGTTGATAACATAAAAGCCCAGTACTGTAAACTGATGTGTTTGCATAATAACCGGCTGTTGATTTAAAGCAGCACTCATATACTGAAGTTTGCTGTACTGTTGAAATTGAAAATCTCTGTTGTGACACAACTTCTTAAAGCAGCATTAATTTGCTAGAAACAAGGCAACAGGAGTTGAAAACACAAGGATCGATAGTTAGCTAGTGTAGCAAACTGCGAAAAAATGGACCAAACAATATTATAGTTTCTATGTTAGGCACTTTTATTGATTCAGAGTGACTCACAAACACAAATATCTTTTAGTCGAGACTTTAGATTAACAGTTGAGGGGTAGAAATATTTGTTTTCCTTGCAGAAACATCAGTAAATTCCAATTATCTGCAGAAATTTGGCCAAAGTATAAAAACAGAGCGCAACAAGCATTTTGTTAAGTGTGTTAGCTCAAAGGAAAAGACAGGAGTGCTTCATTTAACACATTTTTAGGTCAACTAAAACATAAGTTGGAGGGGGATCTGCTCTATTCTTCTACTTCCAGACCTGCTGAATGTTACAACTGTCACACTTTAAAGTCCAGTAATCAAAGTAGTACAAAGCAATGAAAAAAAGTCAGTGAAAAGGCACGAGAGACTTGCTCCACAATCACAACACACACAGGTGGCTCAGGGgttaatacttttttaaaaacaattttgtttttaaatttgtctTGACAGCTGCAAGATTCCTCTGAATAGTTTAAGTTTTCAAGTATGCAGTTTCCACAATGTGCATACATACCCCCTGGGCCACGCTGCACCTGACAAATTCTATCAACTTGGCCTGCCAAGTCTGACCACTAGAGGACACTCAGGTTCCAACAAAGAGACCACCACCAGCCACCGCAAACTTAAGGACACAGCAAGAGGGCTCTTTTTCTCAAAACCTTCAGGACTCAAATCCAGCAGAACACAACAACCAACCAACCAGTGTGAAAGTGAAATGAAATCTCTGCTCAATGAAGCACAGTCGTGACTCGCGACCAAAATGATCATTTCAGATGTGGACCATGTCTTTGGAGCAACATAAATACATACTCATAAAAAGTTGGGGATGTTCAGATTTAGGGTGAAATCCAGGATGAGGCTTATTAGATCGTGAACTTAAATAGACCTCTTAACTCTTGAAGGCAAATGTCCAAATGTTTCACAATTTTTTACACAACTTCCTGTTCTCCAACAAGGAAATCTACGGCAAAATCCCAGTCTCTACGTATAAATGTTGCATTGACACTAATGACACTCTAAGCTCCGTGGCTATGTCCCTCTAAACACAATCAGTTTGAAACTTTTAATCCATCGTTAGGTGTGGTCttggtgtcaaaatgtaaacgatagttaattttttcatttaaattttagCTGATTTAAGACATATACAGTATCGATCTACAATGAGATCACACCTGTTGTGAATTTTGCAGTTCAGTGCGTTGTTAGAGAAGGGTAAGTTGTGTAAAACGTAGTGAAACATTGAACAGTTGGAAACAGTTTAGAAAAGGTCAAATTAAGTTCACCTCTAAGCAGAGATCTTCAACGTTTTCCAGGCTAAGGATCTCCAGCCTGTTTAAAACTATGCTATACATTGAACTGGTCCTAAAGATACCTGCTTTTTGTGCAATAATAAGTGATTCTAATAAATAGTATGGCACCGCTAATAGGTAGCTGGCAATTAGCGTGCTAATCGCTATCTTTtttattcatgttttgttttaaaccAGCAAAGTAAAGTTTTTCTTTACTTTATAGTGAAAAAGTAGAGGTAAGCTGATTGCAGAATGTTAATCAGTGGATATTGATAATAATACATTATcattataatcattattattaatttatctaCTTGGCGTTAAAGTTTTAAAAAACTCGTTAAGCCCCTGTTTCGAACTTTAATCAGGGTACCTTGAATACAACACAGTTATGTGCAATGAGATGTGAAACCATACGGTGCCCATTCCACTGCCGTTTCTAAACTATACTACAGTGTGTTGGATCAATGTTAATGTGTAATAAAAGTAATTAATATATGTGGAAAAATCACAGGGAGTATTaagaaatatatacatttttaaagacCTAATCAACCGAAATTTCCCCCCCCCCTTCGGTATCGCTGCGGACCACTGCTTTTAAGTGCATTTGAGCTTCATCCTGAAATTTCACCCAGAATCCAAATATCCCTAACTTTTTGGAAGATGTGTAAATAATTGCACTTAAAAATCCATCTTCTGACTATACAGGACATACGTTTTACCTTTGATGTTTTTCCCAAAATGTCCTATTTGGCACTTCaaaaagcacacacttattgattTGAAACATTTTGTCCGCGAGGCTTCTTTCTAAGACATTAGCTGCAAATATAAGAGGAtccagcttatatatatatatatatatatatatatatatatatatatatatatatatatatatatatatatatatataaattaagatatatatataaatatatacgtatgtacatacatacataaatattgtgtataatttatgttttatatatactttaaatatgtgagtatatatgcaGTTTGACTGTGAATCAGAGAACAAACATCCCATTTGAAGGATGACTGTAGAGTTGGAATGTGAGAAGTGGTCAGAAGAAAGAAAGAGTTTGCAGTAAAAATTATCTACAGCAATTAGTCAAATGATTCCAATTTAAGTTCATCAATTAAGTTTCATAGTTGTGATTTTGACCTAATGTAGTGTTGTAGATTTAAATGTTCGTCCACAGTTAGCAGTGTCTCTACATGCTACAGTTAATCTGCCTCAATACTCAGTTTGAAGTTATGGAACGACTATAAAATGATGTAAATAACAGTCTGTTAGACTAATTACTGTCTGGATGATACATTGGAAGCATGACTGTATGGCAAGGATGTGAGAATGATGAATTTGAGTCTGCAGGTTGCCTCGTATTATTCTGAAGAAAGATTTAACACACAAACTCTTGTCTCATGCGGATGATCTGGAGCAAAGCGGCTTGGACATCCTCATCCATGTGGCCCTACAAAGAAAATACAACTTTAGAATGATTCTGTACTCTAAACCTTCATTGTAACTACTACAATATGTACAGATTTTTATATAAAAAGTGTACCCTCGATTATTGTGGGAGGTACGTTCCAAACCCATCACTATGGATGAATTTCCGCAAAGTAGGGCTATTTATTTTATATGATTATATCTTTAGAAGCCTTTTACACACAgttaaaaacacttaaaacacttCATACTCTAAAACGAACATTGTTTTACCATAAAACTTCAATGGGTACTCAAAGTTATGTTCAAATCTATTATTTACTGAGACTGCAGTAAGAGAACCATACAATGATGAGGGGGACACTGTATTATTAGTTCAAAATTGACTTAGGGGACATGGGGGTTTGCTGATTACATCAACTGATATTTTTAACTATTCTATAGTGTCTGTATTTCATATAGTTAGACACTAAAATTCATGTTTATTTATTTCCTGGCATGTCCCATAGGTGCCCTCTACAGGTAGGGCCCCATACAGCTGGGAGTAAGTTCATCACCGGGCCTCAGCCCTCCGGGTAATCAGAAGTTAAAACGATACATTACAAATAAAATTGCTTAAAAGTGAAACACATTGCGTTTTTAATATCATATAATGCGATGagaggcaacttgtccagggtgtacacagccttccgcccgattgtagccaacgccccccgcgatcccaaaaagggaataagcggtagaaaatggattgatggaaaaTATTGGAATATAGCGCAGGGCAGAATTCTCAATCATGTTATTGCACTatgaaaatgttaaataaatgtatttatttatttatttaaatgttagtTTTAGCTTTGACAGCTCGTTGAGGTGTCAAGGGTGAGGGATGATGATTAAGTCTCAAAAGTCAAAGCCATtgtgtgcaaaatataaaaataagatagaaaaacaaaataattaataGGCACAATTTATAGAGATGTCATCAATTTATATGTGTCATATTGATGCAATAAAATAAGCTCATGTTACTTGGTAGCTATTGTAATATAACCACTGGTGGTTTCTTAGTAACTTGTCAACTATATAATATACAACTAAGATATGGAATAAATGATTGTGGCGAGGTGCTCAAAGATGTCTCAAACCGCCACTGTCACCAGAGTTCCAACAAAGAAACCAGAAACAGGTAATGTGAACTAACCTGCGCTGCACTGAGGAGATGAGTTCGATAAATGGAAACCACCTCCCTGTGTTGTCTCTCAGCATCCTTTATGAACAAAAAACAGACAGAAGGATGATATTAAGCGCAGCTCGCAAACCCAGATTTTACTCCAGCCAGCACATTATAAAATGCATTAGATTATATTTATTGTTGTTCAAGTAAAAGTCAACTGTTTTGGATCTGGTAACCATGGAATAGAGAGTATAGAAGATCCTGCAATAGGCCGGTCAATGTCAAAGAGTGGCTTATTGACCGTGTCCTGTGTGGTATCTACAGTACTTTAATTTGTCGTGTGTGTCCACTCACAGCCAGCTGTTGCTGTAGGTTCTTGATCTGGACCTGTAGGGCATCAATATGCTGCATCTGCCTTTTATTAGGAGCGTTGCTTGTGTACGCCAACTGGGACAACCCATTCAGTGCTTGTTTTAGTCGCTCTACGTCTATCAGCAACTCTGTGATCTGATCCGAGAAGAACCATTAAGAGAACATAAAAAGGGAATAGGCATAAAAGGTGCTTTAATAATGTGTACCTTCTTGTCTTTGGATTCAGTCAGCTGAGATGATGTCTGAATCCTCTTTTGAAGATTCCCGATGGTGCCGAGTGACTCATCATAGCGCTCTTTCAGCTCCATTATTTCTCTTTCAATGGCTTGTCCCTTCTTGTGGACAACCTCCATCTCTCTCCTGGCTTTGCTCTCCCCCTCCCTTGCCTGAGTTGCCTCCCGGTGGACTTCTTTACATTCTTCCGTTAAGCTAAAGAGCTTGTTACTGAGATTAGCAGCTTCCTCCTCAAGAAGCTGCTTCTCTTTTCTCAACTGGGTCATTTGACTTTCCTTGGAGCGACCCTCGTCAAGCGCTTGAGTGGCCTGAAGAAGCTCAGATTGCAGTGCTGAAACATCCTCGGCTCTCTGGCCACTGCTCTCCTCTTCTTCTCGGAGCGCCATCTGTAGCTCTGTGACTTCAGCCTCCAGGGCTTCCTTGGCCTTGGTGTGTTGCTGCAGCAGAGAAGCCTGTTCTCTGCGGAGTTCCTGAACTTCCTTCTGCAGGACACCAACCTTCTGAGCTTCCAACTGTTGAGCATCTCGTGCTTTCTTGCAATCCGCCTGGGCTTGCTGCATGGCATCATTAAGGGCCCTGAGTTCTGTGTCATACGTTGAAATCCGAGTCAACTCAGATTTCAGACGATCCTGGAGATTCTGGATTTGAGTGTTGCACAGAGCATTCTGGGCTTCAAGCTCAATTTTCTGAAGATTTACCTTGTTGTGCTTCTCCTCCAGACTGGCCAACTTCAGTGATACCTCCTCGTAGCGGCCCTTAAACTCATCTTCACATTCCTTGTTCTTTTCACCAGTGACAAGAGCGGTGTCCAGTCTTTGCTGAACAGTTTCAATCTCAACTTTCAGTTTCTCTTTCTCCAGCCTGTTGTTCTCTCTGTCAGACTTCTCTTCATTATACTTCGCCTCCATCTCCAATAGTCTGACTTTCATCTCTTTTACTTGGCAAATGTAGGCATGTTCTCTTTCCTCAGCAGCTGTCAGAGGGATGAACTTGGACTGAATGGCTTGCTGTATAGTATCAAGTTCTTTCTTCTGAGCTTCTAGCTCTTGAGTCATTGTCACATTTTCCTTCTGTGCTGTCACATGCATTTCTGACAGTTGGTTTGCTCTGTTCTCTGCCTCCACCACAGCAGCACCCAACTTTTCTGTGACACATTTGTGGTCCTTTAAACTTATATAGTCGTTTTCCCTCTCCAACAGTACATTTTCCAACTTTTCTTGCAACTTGGCTTTACCTTCTATCACATACTTTAATTCCTTTTGATTTTCTTTATCTTTGCACTCCAAATCTGCCATCTCAGCTTTGACCCTCTCTAAAGTGGCAGTTAACTCCATCATCAGTTGATCATGCTGGTGTCTTGGCACATATTCTCCCTCAAGGCTCTGTTTCAGAGTATGACTCTTTGCTGTGAGCTGCTCACACTCCTTGTCTCGGTCTTCACATGTTGTCAGTAAAAGTTCAAGCTCCTTCTTCAGCTCAGCCTTGTCCCTTTGCAGGGATTCCATTTCACTTTGCTGTTTCTCAGTGGTACTTTGTAGACTGTTGATATTCTCATGGAGCGTCACCCTCTCAGTCTGAAGCTGTTGGACCTGGGCCTCTGCTTTTCCGAAGCGTTCGCTGGCTTCCACCAGTTTGTCCTCCAGTTCCTCCACAGCTGTTACCATGACCATCCGAGCTTCCTCGTGTTGCTTGATGGGTATGAATTCGGTCTCGAGTTTGTTGTTCAGGTCTTCCAGCTTTTCTTGCAGTATCTCTCTCTCTTCCTCAGTGTCCTCCATCTCATTTATGAGTGCCTGGCTTTTAGCCGTGACGTCATGTAGTTTCCTTTTCAGCGAGACGTTCTGCTCTTCCAGGGCAGCCAGTATCCTTTGTTGTTCTTCAGAGAACATTACCCCCGTTTCACTCTGAGTGGGATTATCTAACTTTTGATTGAGCTGCGCCACCTCCTCTAGGACACGATCATAGTCATCTCTAAGTTCAGCAAGCTGTCGTTCCTTTTCATCGACCGCATTGGTGAGCAGGTTTTTCATGTTGTCAAATTTCTCAGCAGGCACCACACTGTCTTGCTTGGACTTGGTTTCCTTCAATTGAGTTTCCATTTCGAGGACAGTTTCTGCAAGTTCATCTCTCTGTGTGGTTACGGCCCCAAGTTCTTCGTTTAACCTTTCAGCCTCAGTTGCTAGCTGGCTTTCACTGTTCTTGTACTCCTCCAAAGCCTTTTCACTCTGTTTGAGGCGATTACGAACTCGGCCCACCT encodes the following:
- the uacab gene encoding uveal autoantigen with coiled-coil domains and ankyrin repeats protein isoform X3, yielding MRRWLKCTSMHFNTDWNKYDDRLMKAVERGEVDKVAAVLGKKGIVPTKPDVEGRSAFHLAATRGHLDCLNLILSHNPDVTATDATGKNALHLASRNGHSLCVQKLLQHNCPVGNVDLQGRTALHDAVMAGCSSSVKLLCDSGASVNTSDFDGRTPLVLATQMCHPRICQLLLERGANISVRDKQKKTALILGCEYGCKDAVEVLLKNGADVKEMDSLGHDAFHYARLSKNHELVALIKVCLDKATREKEAAKIEQWKRQQSVERSDSMESNRKDHMIKDLERQKESLQESLRNYHLEQRALQDEVNMLRQQLTQDKKIIEDTHKEKEQLRVLLSAKEQEGSRGLETVKVQLKSTMGDYMGQSVIKGKENVLVKQAYSLDLDQKLQNPAMSRSLTRPSEKGLSGEPDILRHELELLRRKQQATEEDRARLHSALSRKNRECQELVQSRDLVQKQADQQVQELEDALGDVQKRMLDSECKVKQLQAHVVAVKEHLGGQATEELRAQLQDIKAKYEGASAEVGRVRNRLKQSEKALEEYKNSESQLATEAERLNEELGAVTTQRDELAETVLEMETQLKETKSKQDSVVPAEKFDNMKNLLTNAVDEKERQLAELRDDYDRVLEEVAQLNQKLDNPTQSETGVMFSEEQQRILAALEEQNVSLKRKLHDVTAKSQALINEMEDTEEEREILQEKLEDLNNKLETEFIPIKQHEEARMVMVTAVEELEDKLVEASERFGKAEAQVQQLQTERVTLHENINSLQSTTEKQQSEMESLQRDKAELKKELELLLTTCEDRDKECEQLTAKSHTLKQSLEGEYVPRHQHDQLMMELTATLERVKAEMADLECKDKENQKELKYVIEGKAKLQEKLENVLLERENDYISLKDHKCVTEKLGAAVVEAENRANQLSEMHVTAQKENVTMTQELEAQKKELDTIQQAIQSKFIPLTAAEEREHAYICQVKEMKVRLLEMEAKYNEEKSDRENNRLEKEKLKVEIETVQQRLDTALVTGEKNKECEDEFKGRYEEVSLKLASLEEKHNKVNLQKIELEAQNALCNTQIQNLQDRLKSELTRISTYDTELRALNDAMQQAQADCKKARDAQQLEAQKVGVLQKEVQELRREQASLLQQHTKAKEALEAEVTELQMALREEEESSGQRAEDVSALQSELLQATQALDEGRSKESQMTQLRKEKQLLEEEAANLSNKLFSLTEECKEVHREATQAREGESKARREMEVVHKKGQAIEREIMELKERYDESLGTIGNLQKRIQTSSQLTESKDKKITELLIDVERLKQALNGLSQLAYTSNAPNKRQMQHIDALQVQIKNLQQQLADAERQHREVVSIYRTHLLSAAQGHMDEDVQAALLQIIRMRQEFVC